Proteins co-encoded in one Nematostella vectensis chromosome 15, jaNemVect1.1, whole genome shotgun sequence genomic window:
- the LOC5522350 gene encoding neuropeptide Y receptor type 1: MEQGNNSSAGIPIQQCAKCEYTQTEQHIISVAFFVVMAASLLGNCLVCYLILFQEHLRKMANLSTLNLAISDLLITSICLPIQTIHVYLAKEWIFGSAMCKVSPFFMKAASTSSILNIFVSSLEKFLVVCFPLCFQRIKKYFSLNMLAVWVLSFALPIPSIIYKRLDYFPAYKKMLCWSAYPEGMESNLYVFRVIMFIGPLLVTMLLLGITINQLKRDNPNFCADFRNSRAMRNIRVSRRKAANVLLANGVSFLLCWSPLYFTHFLRGSIFNEETEDVIRIRNITHTVETMLFFACTLAHPVIFFSMTPNGQHFCRKLFKCKRQKENISNNMIQLQNLDKKLLSPSMDEDEKT, from the coding sequence ATGGAACAAGGAAACAATTCATCAGCGGGAATACCAATCCAACAATGCGCAAAATGCGAATACACTCAGACTGAGCAACACATTATCTCTGTCGCATTCTTCGTTGTCATGGCAGCCTCACTTCTTGGAAACTGCCTTGTCTGCTATCTCATTTTGTTCCAGGAACACCTTCGTAAAATGGCCAACCTTTCTACTCTGAACCTAGCGATATCTGACCTGCTGATAACTTCCATCTGCCTCCCGATTCAAACCATACACGTGTACCTAGCGAAGGAGTGGATTTTTGGCTCAGCAATGTGTAAAGTCAGCCCTTTTTTTATGAAAGCAGCATCAACATCTTCTATTCTCAACATTTTTGTGAGCTCTTTGGAAAAATTCCTTGTGGTGTGTTTTCCACTTTGTTTTCAGAGAATCAAGAAGTATTTTAGCCTTAATATGCTAGCAGTATGGGTTTTATCTTTCGCTCTCCCAATACCGTCGATCATCTACAAACGGCTGGATTATTTTCCTGCATACAAGAAAATGCTTTGTTGGTCTGCTTATCCCGAAGGCATGGAATCTAATTTGTACGTCTTCCGAGTAATCATGTTCATCGGTCCCCTTCTAGTGACAATGCTTCTTCTTGGAATCACTATCAATCAGTTGAAAAGAGATAACCCGAATTTCTGCGCGGATTTCCGAAATTCTCGCGCCATGCGCAATATCCGTGTTAGTCGGCGCAAGGCAGCTAACGTGCTCCTTGCCAATGGCGTTTCATTTCTTCTTTGCTGGTCGCCGTTGTATTTCACTCATTTCTTGAGGGGGAGCATATTCAACGAAGAAACAGAGGATGTTATCCGGATCCGGAATATAACCCACACGGTGGAAACTATGTTGTTTTTCGCGTGTACCCTCGCGCATCCAgtaatctttttttctatgACTCCGAATGGACAGCACTTTTGTAGAAAACTATTCAAGTGTAAACGTCAAaaggaaaatatttcaaataacatGATACAGCTACAGAACCTTGATAAGAAATTATTGTCACCTTCAATGGATGAAGACGAGAAAACGTAA